Proteins encoded within one genomic window of Candidatus Syntrophocurvum alkaliphilum:
- the coaBC gene encoding bifunctional phosphopantothenoylcysteine decarboxylase/phosphopantothenate--cysteine ligase CoaBC: protein MGKTIGLAITGGISAYKIVDLASKLKKDGFEVVVMMTKGAEQFVSPLTFKTITGREVVNDLWNESQEYKVQHIDVAEEIDLLVVAPATANMIGKMANGIADDLISTVFLANTAPTLIVPSMNTNMLENPIVQNNIEKLKGFGVKVQEPDSGILACGVSGKGRLPEIDEIYNEILKILKPKLDLKGKKVMVNAGTTCEDIDPVRFIANRGTGKMGFSIAQAAYNRGADVILVSGKSPLEPPEGVNFQSVWGADEMCEVMLKFQPECDVIIGAAAVGDFKISGVAGQKMKKMEDESDVLTLQLVGTPDILKEIGKKKKDHQVTVGFAAETENIVENAKKKLESKNLDFIVANDVTMEGAGFASDTNIVTFITRDGDIVPLEKMTKDDVADAIIDKVVDLI, encoded by the coding sequence ATGGGGAAGACTATTGGTTTAGCAATAACAGGAGGTATCTCTGCCTATAAGATAGTAGATTTAGCTAGTAAGTTAAAAAAAGATGGGTTTGAGGTAGTTGTAATGATGACTAAGGGTGCAGAGCAATTTGTTTCTCCATTAACATTTAAAACTATAACTGGTCGTGAAGTTGTAAACGACTTATGGAATGAATCTCAAGAATATAAAGTTCAGCATATTGATGTTGCTGAAGAAATTGATTTATTAGTTGTTGCTCCAGCAACAGCTAATATGATTGGAAAAATGGCTAATGGAATTGCGGATGATTTAATTTCAACAGTGTTTCTTGCTAATACTGCGCCAACACTAATAGTACCATCGATGAATACCAATATGTTAGAAAACCCTATAGTCCAAAATAATATTGAAAAACTCAAAGGGTTTGGAGTAAAAGTACAAGAACCAGATAGTGGCATCCTTGCATGTGGTGTTTCTGGAAAGGGTAGACTTCCTGAAATAGATGAAATTTACAATGAAATTTTAAAGATATTAAAACCTAAATTAGATTTAAAAGGGAAGAAAGTTATGGTGAATGCTGGGACAACTTGTGAAGATATTGACCCAGTACGTTTTATTGCAAATCGCGGTACAGGGAAGATGGGTTTTTCAATTGCACAAGCAGCTTATAATCGAGGTGCTGATGTTATACTAGTAAGTGGCAAATCACCATTAGAACCTCCTGAAGGGGTAAACTTTCAGAGTGTATGGGGTGCTGATGAAATGTGTGAGGTAATGTTAAAATTCCAACCTGAATGTGATGTAATAATTGGGGCTGCGGCCGTGGGAGACTTTAAAATATCTGGTGTTGCTGGACAAAAAATGAAAAAAATGGAAGATGAATCAGATGTTCTAACATTACAATTAGTTGGTACACCTGATATCTTAAAAGAAATAGGGAAGAAGAAAAAAGATCATCAAGTAACAGTAGGTTTTGCAGCAGAAACTGAAAATATAGTGGAAAATGCAAAGAAAAAGCTTGAAAGCAAAAATCTTGATTTTATAGTAGCTAATGATGTTACTATGGAAGGTGCAGGTTTTGCTAGTGACACAAATATAGTAACTTTTATCACAAGAGATGGTGATATAGTTCCACTTGAAAAAATGACCAAAGATGATGTAGCTGATGCTATTATTGATAAAGTTGTAGATTTAATATAA
- a CDS encoding DNA-directed RNA polymerase subunit omega, with amino-acid sequence MIEITDSKYAVVVAVAKRARVLSEERKDKEDYRLSSMVTDALDDVLDGRIKILVDPVKEE; translated from the coding sequence TTGATTGAAATTACTGATAGTAAGTATGCGGTGGTAGTTGCCGTTGCTAAAAGAGCTAGAGTTTTATCAGAAGAAAGGAAAGATAAAGAGGACTATAGGTTATCAAGTATGGTAACAGATGCACTTGATGATGTTTTAGATGGAAGAATTAAAATTTTAGTAGATCCTGTAAAGGAGGAGTAA
- the gmk gene encoding guanylate kinase: MNRKGILFVISGPSGVGKGTIKSALLKETKDIHLSISATTRLPREGEIDGKDYYFIGKNKFQKMIDNNDFLEWAKVYKNLYGTPLKNVKEKLKNGQDVLLEIDIQGALQVKSKYPQGVYIFISPPSIEELVSRLCTRGQDSQESISIRLANCKEEMEHMKYYNYVVINDNLNEAVKKAKAIIVAERCKIDNFTA, from the coding sequence ATGAACAGAAAGGGTATTTTGTTCGTAATATCTGGACCATCTGGGGTAGGTAAAGGTACAATAAAAAGTGCTCTTTTAAAAGAAACAAAAGATATTCACTTATCTATATCAGCTACAACAAGATTACCTAGAGAAGGCGAAATAGATGGTAAAGATTATTATTTTATAGGAAAAAATAAATTTCAAAAAATGATTGATAATAATGATTTTCTTGAATGGGCAAAAGTATATAAAAATCTATATGGAACTCCATTGAAAAATGTGAAGGAAAAATTAAAAAATGGACAAGATGTTTTATTAGAAATAGATATACAAGGAGCTCTTCAAGTTAAATCTAAATACCCACAAGGTGTTTATATTTTTATTTCTCCACCAAGTATAGAAGAATTAGTTTCTCGTCTTTGTACTAGAGGACAGGATAGTCAAGAAAGTATAAGCATTAGATTAGCCAACTGCAAAGAGGAAATGGAACATATGAAATATTATAATTATGTTGTAATCAATGATAATTTAAATGAAGCAGTCAAAAAAGCAAAAGCTATCATTGTAGCAGAAAGGTGTAAAATAGATAATTTTACTGCATAG
- the remA gene encoding extracellular matrix/biofilm regulator RemA, with the protein MHIKLVNIGFGNIVAANRIVSIVSPESAPIKRIIQEAREKGILIDATYGRRTRAVIIVDSGHVVLSAVQPETVANRLTSKDNINEDG; encoded by the coding sequence ATGCATATAAAATTAGTAAACATAGGATTTGGAAATATTGTTGCAGCTAATAGAATAGTTTCTATAGTTAGTCCAGAAAGTGCACCAATAAAGCGTATAATTCAAGAAGCAAGAGAAAAAGGTATATTAATAGATGCTACTTATGGTCGTAGGACTAGAGCGGTTATAATTGTTGATAGTGGACATGTTGTTCTTTCTGCGGTACAACCTGAGACAGTTGCTAATCGCTTAACTTCTAAAGATAATATAAATGAAGATGGATAG